A stretch of Triticum aestivum cultivar Chinese Spring chromosome 1D, IWGSC CS RefSeq v2.1, whole genome shotgun sequence DNA encodes these proteins:
- the LOC123181443 gene encoding 3-hydroxyisobutyryl-CoA hydrolase 1 — MASPASGDSDQVLVEANGSTRTLVLNRPKQLNALSSAMVTGLLKCFTSYEEENTVKLLIVKGKGRAFCAGGDVAEVAQSINNDTWKYGAVFFRTEFLLNYIIATYSKPQVSLLTGIVMGGGAGVSIHGRFRVATENTVFAMPETALGLFPDIGASYFLSRLPGFYGEYVGLTGARLDGAEMLACGLATHFVPLNRMSLLEESLKKVDTSDPFAICGIIDQFSQQPSVKGSSAMNRMEIINRCFSKRTVEEIISALEQEAPRVTDKLVTAAIQSLRKASPTSLKISLASIREGRLQTVGECLRREYRMVCHVMRGDFSRDFFEGCRAILVDKDRNPKWMPPTLDQVHDGVVGKYFSKVDDPEWEDLNLPTRSSHGRRIVPKL, encoded by the exons ATGGCCTCGCCGGCGAGCGGCGATTCCGATCAG GTACTGGTGGAAGCAAATGGCTCTACACGGACATTGGTTTTGAATAGGCCAAAGCAGTTAAATGCTCTCTCCTCTGCAATG GTTACAGGACTTCTGAAATGTTTCACTTCTTATGAGGAAGAAAACACAGTTAAACTGTTGATTGTCAAG GGGAAAGGAAGAGCATTTTGTGCTGGAGGTGATGTTGCTGAAGTCGCCCAATCTATAAATAATG ATACCTGGAAATATGGTGCTGTTTTTTTCCGTACTGAATTTTTGTTAAACTATATCATTGCAACTTATAGCAAACCACAG GTTTCTCTACTTACTGGAATTGTCATGGGTGGAGGGGCTGGTGTTTCTATACATGGAAGGTTTCGGGTTGCCACAGAGAACACG GTTTTTGCAATGCCGGAAACAGCACTGGGACTCTTTCCTGATATAGgggcttcttattttctttctAGACTACCTGGGTTCTATG GAGAGTATGTTGGCCTTACTGGTGCAAGATTGGATGGTGCAGAAATGCTTGCATGTGGCCTGGCAACTCATTTTGTCCCTTTGAAC AGGATGTCACTGCTTGAAGAATCACTTAAAAAGGTGGATACTTCTGATCCATTTGCTATATGTGGAATTATTGATCAATTTTCACAACAGCCATCTGTGAAAGGAAGTAGTGCTATGAATAG GATGGAAATCATCAACAGATGCTTCTCCAAAAGAACAGTCGAAGAAATCATATCCGCTCTT GAACAAGAAGCTCCACGTGTGACCGATAAATTGGTTACTGCTGCAATCCAGTCATTGCGGAAGGCTTCTCCTACGAGTCTGAAAATCTCTCTCGCATCG ATAAGAGAAGGGAGGCTGCAAACTGTTGGTGAGTGCTTGCGCCGAGAATATAGAATGGTTTGCCATGTGATGCGCGGTGACTTCAGCAGAGACTTCTTTGAG GGATGCAGGGCGATACTTGTAGATAAAGATCGAAACCCAAAG TGGATGCCGCCAACTCTGGATCAAGTGCACGACGGGGTAGTTGGAAAATATTTCTCCAAGGTCGATGATCCAGAGTGGGAAGATTTGAACCTACCAACTAGGTCTTCCCATGGAAGAAGAATTGTGCCCAAGCTCTGA